From Deltaproteobacteria bacterium, a single genomic window includes:
- a CDS encoding ABC transporter substrate-binding protein, producing MTKICRSLVFSFFFIAVAFVGDTSAQPKPLREITVSYPIGGSTSFFWVSHKSGSFEKHGLRLRAVHIAGSVAAIQAMLARELFIGMEGGPAGMRAWARGAKDLVAIAAVGNKLDYQLVSIPSIKRTEDLKGKRIGVSALGASSDFIARHAARQLGLNPDKDVSIIAAGNMGNRWAAITGGNLEATVVQPPFTLMARKAGMTMHIDLSKQEFEYPISATLTTRSFIKSDYDTVLNFVRGLADGMDFYRDEANKEKVYQYLGEYYRSRSREELEETRRAYSQMTPGLPMISAKSIENLIVNDKELAPLGLKPAEFLDLSFLDRVREERKSRGM from the coding sequence ATGACGAAGATTTGTCGGTCTCTAGTCTTCTCGTTTTTCTTCATTGCGGTGGCTTTCGTTGGCGACACGTCCGCCCAACCCAAACCCCTCCGCGAGATCACGGTCTCCTATCCCATCGGCGGCTCAACGAGCTTTTTCTGGGTCTCGCATAAGTCCGGTTCGTTCGAGAAGCATGGGCTGCGTCTGCGCGCGGTGCATATCGCCGGCAGTGTGGCGGCGATTCAGGCGATGTTGGCGCGCGAGTTGTTCATCGGTATGGAAGGCGGGCCGGCGGGGATGCGCGCCTGGGCGCGCGGTGCCAAGGACCTCGTCGCCATCGCGGCGGTGGGCAACAAGCTCGATTATCAATTGGTCTCGATTCCGTCCATCAAGCGGACCGAAGATCTCAAGGGTAAGCGCATAGGCGTCAGCGCGCTGGGGGCCAGTTCCGACTTCATCGCGCGCCACGCGGCGCGGCAGTTGGGACTCAATCCCGACAAGGATGTCTCGATCATCGCGGCGGGCAATATGGGCAACCGCTGGGCAGCGATTACGGGAGGTAATCTCGAAGCCACGGTCGTGCAGCCGCCCTTTACGCTGATGGCGCGCAAGGCGGGAATGACGATGCACATCGATTTGTCCAAGCAGGAGTTCGAGTATCCGATCTCGGCGACGTTGACGACTCGCTCGTTCATCAAATCGGACTACGACACGGTGTTAAACTTCGTGCGCGGCCTGGCTGACGGTATGGACTTTTACCGTGACGAAGCGAATAAGGAAAAAGTCTATCAATATCTCGGCGAGTATTACCGGTCGAGGAGCCGTGAGGAATTGGAAGAGACGCGCCGCGCCTACAGTCAAATGACGCCGGGGCTGCCGATGATCTCGGCAAAGTCGATTGAGAATTTGATCGTCAACGACAAAGAACTGGCGCCGCTGGGCCTGAAGCCCGCCGAGTTTTTGGATTTGTCATTTCTCGATCGCGTCAGAGAAGAGCGAAAAAGCAGAGGCATGTAG
- a CDS encoding acyl-CoA dehydrogenase, which produces MEFRLSEEEKLIQETARQFVNRELITREGAFLKQNELFLPPGDPPLRELDAQLAQQLTKMARRIGLFSLEIPEASDGQALSMVARVLIHREFGRTVLPIAPACVPALMARSEHSGKLVAGEMALSLAFAQLHQSGALEGLTTRFRETKDGYVLSNSELDVFDPLAEIFLLPAREEGSQRAGLFVLDRATTGVAVDSETDLTIDAQVGRLILRECKLPKDRLLGFESEIAELVAAEQLRIAARCLGIATRCLATTLEHTKNRVTFGRRLAERQGIQFKLADLSIDLQTATWQTLDAAWHADNDLPYFYAAALAKKRAAKMAFDAADTAIQFHGGYGVTKEFPFETFYRETRMMRLLYGQESEMNRTKGERFLQGQ; this is translated from the coding sequence ATGGAATTTCGCCTCTCAGAAGAAGAAAAGCTGATTCAAGAAACCGCGCGGCAGTTCGTCAATCGCGAGCTGATCACGCGCGAGGGGGCTTTTCTCAAACAGAACGAACTATTTCTGCCGCCGGGCGATCCGCCGCTGCGCGAGCTCGATGCGCAGTTGGCGCAGCAGCTCACCAAAATGGCGCGGCGCATCGGTCTCTTTTCATTAGAGATACCCGAGGCGTCGGATGGTCAAGCGCTGTCGATGGTGGCGCGGGTTTTGATCCACCGTGAGTTTGGTCGCACGGTGCTGCCGATCGCGCCGGCTTGCGTGCCGGCGCTGATGGCGCGCAGCGAGCATAGCGGAAAGTTGGTTGCCGGTGAGATGGCGCTGTCGCTCGCCTTCGCTCAGCTCCATCAGAGCGGCGCACTCGAGGGACTGACGACGCGCTTTCGTGAAACCAAAGACGGCTATGTTCTGAGCAACAGCGAGCTCGACGTGTTTGATCCGCTGGCGGAGATATTTCTCCTGCCGGCGCGCGAGGAAGGCTCACAGCGCGCGGGGTTGTTTGTTTTGGATCGTGCCACCACCGGCGTGGCCGTCGACAGCGAAACCGATCTGACGATCGACGCGCAGGTGGGCCGGTTGATCTTGCGCGAGTGCAAGCTGCCCAAAGATCGTTTGCTGGGCTTCGAGTCGGAAATTGCGGAACTCGTCGCCGCTGAGCAGCTGCGCATCGCGGCGCGCTGTCTCGGCATTGCCACGAGGTGTCTTGCCACTACCTTAGAACATACCAAGAATCGCGTCACGTTTGGCCGGCGCTTGGCCGAGCGCCAGGGGATCCAATTCAAGCTCGCAGATTTGTCCATCGATCTACAGACCGCCACCTGGCAGACACTTGACGCAGCATGGCATGCCGACAACGATTTGCCCTATTTTTACGCCGCCGCGTTGGCAAAAAAGCGCGCGGCAAAAATGGCCTTCGATGCCGCCGACACGGCGATCCAATTCCACGGCGGTTACGGCGTAACCAAAGAATTTCCGTTTGAAACGTTCTATCGAGAAACCAGGATGATGCGGTTGTTGTATGGGCAGGAGTCTGAAATGAACCGAACGAAGGGAGAGCGATTCCTACAAGGCCAGTAA
- a CDS encoding ABC transporter substrate-binding protein yields MDLRFWILDNRMFRLRETYKRLRRRVLISRFRSGNRKSRIQNQKWVGIFAIAITVVIDGAVLAQQTGKVPRIGYLSLSAKLSVRDEAFVQGLRELGYIDGQTISIEYRWAANKIETLAALADELVAMKVDIIAATATPAVSAAKNATKTIPIVMVTTADAVGSGFVASLAQPGGNITGNTNILPELAGKRLELLREVLPKLSQISFLAYGPDPAHRQFVKEAQEAAQSFKIGFKPRVLNGVEEIESAFATMKKDGVGAVIIQTLFPAVLGQGQRIAELAVKNRLPTISDGFQFAEAGGLLFYGPDPIQFFRRAPTFVDKILKGRKPAELPVEQPTKFDFIVNLKTAKQIGVTIPPDVLARASKIIK; encoded by the coding sequence TTGGATTTGCGATTTTGGATTTTGGATAATCGGATGTTTAGGTTGAGAGAAACATATAAACGGCTGAGAAGACGGGTGCTAATTTCAAGGTTCCGGTCTGGCAATCGAAAATCCAGAATCCAAAATCAAAAATGGGTTGGAATTTTCGCTATCGCTATCACCGTCGTCATCGACGGAGCGGTTCTTGCGCAGCAGACGGGAAAAGTCCCTCGCATCGGCTACCTTTCGCTATCTGCCAAGCTCAGCGTGAGGGATGAAGCCTTTGTGCAAGGACTGCGCGAGCTTGGCTACATTGATGGCCAGACGATCTCCATAGAGTATCGTTGGGCGGCAAATAAGATTGAAACTTTGGCGGCGCTTGCAGACGAACTGGTCGCCATGAAAGTCGATATCATAGCGGCGACAGCCACGCCCGCGGTTAGCGCGGCAAAGAACGCAACCAAAACGATTCCCATTGTCATGGTCACCACGGCGGACGCCGTAGGGAGCGGCTTTGTCGCTAGCCTTGCCCAGCCAGGCGGCAACATCACAGGAAATACCAACATACTGCCCGAGCTTGCCGGCAAGCGTCTGGAGCTGCTGCGGGAAGTTCTCCCAAAGCTTTCTCAAATATCGTTTCTTGCCTATGGACCGGATCCAGCTCATCGGCAGTTCGTTAAGGAAGCGCAGGAGGCAGCCCAGAGTTTTAAGATCGGGTTTAAGCCGCGGGTATTGAATGGAGTCGAGGAAATCGAGAGCGCCTTTGCGACGATGAAGAAAGACGGTGTCGGCGCTGTGATCATTCAGACGCTTTTTCCCGCCGTACTCGGGCAGGGTCAGCGCATCGCCGAACTCGCCGTCAAAAATCGTCTGCCGACAATCTCGGATGGATTTCAATTCGCCGAAGCGGGTGGCTTGCTGTTCTACGGGCCCGATCCCATTCAATTCTTCCGTCGCGCACCCACATTTGTGGATAAAATTCTCAAGGGGCGCAAGCCGGCGGAGCTGCCGGTGGAGCAGCCGACGAAATTTGATTTCATCGTCAATCTGAAAACCGCCAAGCAGATCGGCGTGACGATCCCGCCAGATGTGCTGGCGCGGGCGAGTAAGATTATTAAATAG
- a CDS encoding endonuclease domain-containing protein, with protein sequence MPYSQNQKLRARKLRSATTDAEKKLWACLRANQLFGAKFRRQHPIGPFIADFCCVERALVVELDGGQHAGRLAEDRDRTQFLERQGFRVLRFWNDEVLTNTTGVLERISDALKRPHPTLSQRARVRIAASSVDSRGHAREQR encoded by the coding sequence CTGCCATATTCACAAAATCAAAAACTCCGCGCACGTAAGCTCAGATCTGCAACAACCGACGCGGAAAAGAAGCTTTGGGCCTGCTTGCGAGCGAATCAATTGTTCGGAGCAAAATTTCGGCGACAACATCCGATCGGTCCGTTCATCGCCGATTTTTGCTGCGTGGAGAGAGCTCTCGTCGTCGAGTTGGATGGCGGCCAGCACGCCGGCAGATTAGCCGAAGACCGTGATCGGACGCAGTTTCTTGAGCGCCAAGGGTTTCGCGTTTTGCGTTTCTGGAATGATGAAGTGCTGACGAACACGACCGGTGTACTCGAGCGTATAAGTGACGCTTTGAAGCGCCCTCACCCTACCCTCTCCCAGAGGGCGAGGGTAAGAATTGCCGCTTCAAGTGTTGATTCACGAGGGCATGCGAGGGAGCAGCGATGA
- a CDS encoding thiolase family protein, producing MKRRKTCLVGYGSTEYSRNSEESLLGQYAKAIRSALNQTGLKKKDIDGLSVTTQASPDTAPHVAEQLGFELGWVLNADYGGASGVGAVSRAADAIECGHLDIALLLAGNSFDRSVAHQRPLEYQRGNFVDVYGYGGPNSLMALIQRLHMENFGTTLQQTGRVATAQRFNALNNPQALFRVPMSMEDYLNSRMISDPIRLFDCVMPCSGAECLIIASEEKAKQITDKLVYLVTDAERVHYQVANMLPEKTTFGMKVVGEKIFSEVKREDIDIFEIYDDYPIAVMIQIEDFGYCKKGEIGKFVDAHDLTYNGDFPVNTGGGELSVGQAGLAGGFLHVVEALRQLRGEAEGHQVKKAERALVTGIGWLNYGRNLGTTSAMVLERRK from the coding sequence ATGAAACGAAGGAAAACTTGTCTAGTCGGCTACGGCTCGACGGAGTATTCGCGCAACTCGGAGGAGTCGCTGCTGGGGCAATATGCCAAGGCGATCCGCTCGGCGTTGAATCAAACCGGGTTGAAGAAGAAAGATATCGATGGCCTGTCGGTGACGACCCAAGCAAGTCCCGACACCGCGCCGCACGTGGCGGAGCAGTTGGGCTTTGAGCTCGGCTGGGTGTTGAACGCCGACTACGGCGGCGCCAGCGGCGTCGGCGCGGTGAGCCGGGCGGCGGATGCCATCGAATGCGGCCATCTCGATATCGCCCTGCTGCTTGCCGGCAATTCGTTTGACCGGAGCGTCGCGCACCAGCGGCCATTGGAATATCAGCGCGGCAATTTCGTCGACGTTTACGGCTACGGCGGGCCGAATTCCTTGATGGCGCTGATCCAGCGCTTGCACATGGAGAACTTCGGCACGACGCTGCAGCAGACCGGCAGGGTCGCCACCGCGCAGCGCTTCAACGCGCTCAATAATCCGCAAGCGCTGTTCCGTGTGCCAATGAGCATGGAGGATTATTTGAATTCGCGCATGATCTCCGACCCAATCAGATTATTCGATTGCGTCATGCCGTGCTCGGGGGCAGAGTGCCTGATCATTGCATCAGAGGAAAAGGCCAAGCAGATCACCGATAAGTTGGTGTACTTGGTAACTGACGCCGAGCGCGTACACTATCAAGTGGCTAACATGCTGCCGGAAAAGACCACCTTCGGCATGAAAGTGGTCGGTGAAAAGATTTTTTCCGAGGTGAAGCGCGAGGACATCGATATTTTCGAAATTTACGACGACTACCCGATTGCCGTGATGATTCAGATCGAAGACTTCGGCTACTGCAAAAAAGGCGAGATCGGCAAGTTCGTCGATGCCCACGACCTGACCTACAACGGTGATTTTCCGGTCAACACCGGCGGCGGTGAGTTGTCTGTGGGACAGGCAGGGCTCGCCGGTGGATTTTTGCATGTCGTCGAAGCGCTGCGGCAGTTGCGCGGCGAAGCCGAAGGTCATCAGGTGAAAAAAGCCGAGCGCGCACTGGTCACCGGCATCGGCTGGCTCAACTACGGGCGCAACCTCGGGACGACCAGCGCCATGGTCCTGGAAAGGAGAAAGTAA